A single window of Cellulomonas sp. NTE-D12 DNA harbors:
- a CDS encoding ParA family protein, protein MAELHEDARRRIELRGRRFPRPAATRVITVANQKGGVGKTTTAVNLAAALAQSGLTVLVLDNDPQGNASTALGVEHRAGTPSIYEVLIEDLPMEKAVQESPEIPGLWCLPATIDLSGAEIELVSMVARETRLRTALDRYLGWRQASGLPDVDYVLVDCPPSLGLLTVNAFVVAREVLIPIQCEYYALEGLSQLLKTIQLIQAHLNPTLHVSTILLTMYDARTNLAQQVAAEVRQHFPDRTLRTTVPRSVRISEAPSYGQTVMTYDAGSSGALAYLEAAREVAERGAAPTNGSSTGMPAMAAGEEEER, encoded by the coding sequence ATGGCGGAGCTCCACGAGGACGCACGACGGCGGATCGAGCTTCGTGGGCGGAGGTTCCCGCGACCGGCAGCGACGCGGGTGATCACCGTTGCCAACCAGAAGGGTGGTGTCGGGAAGACCACCACAGCGGTGAACCTGGCCGCTGCCCTGGCGCAGTCCGGGCTGACGGTGCTGGTGCTCGACAACGACCCGCAGGGCAACGCGTCGACGGCGCTGGGAGTCGAGCACCGCGCAGGCACGCCGTCGATCTACGAGGTGCTGATCGAGGACCTCCCGATGGAGAAGGCCGTTCAGGAGAGCCCGGAGATTCCCGGGTTGTGGTGCCTGCCGGCGACCATCGACCTGTCGGGGGCGGAGATCGAGCTCGTCTCGATGGTGGCGCGCGAGACGCGCCTACGCACCGCCCTGGACCGTTACCTGGGCTGGCGGCAGGCCAGCGGGCTCCCGGATGTGGACTACGTCCTGGTTGACTGCCCGCCGAGCCTCGGGCTGTTGACGGTGAACGCCTTCGTCGTCGCGAGAGAGGTGCTCATCCCGATCCAGTGCGAGTACTACGCACTCGAGGGTCTGAGCCAGCTCCTCAAGACGATCCAGCTGATCCAGGCGCACCTGAACCCGACGCTGCACGTCTCCACGATCCTGCTCACCATGTACGACGCCCGGACCAACCTGGCGCAGCAGGTCGCCGCCGAGGTGCGTCAGCACTTCCCGGACCGGACGCTGCGCACCACTGTGCCCCGGTCTGTCCGCATCTCCGAGGCACCCAGCTACGGCCAGACGGTGATGACGTACGACGCCGGGTCGTCCGGAGCGCTCGCGTACCTCGAAGCGGCTCGCGAGGTGGCGGAGCGTGGGGCGGCTCCCACGAACGGTTCCAGCACGGGGATGCCGGCGATGGCGGCCGGCGAGGAGGAGGAACGGTGA